The nucleotide window TTCCCTTTGACGTATTCGGCCCGGAAATCTTTCGCGGTATGCGGCGATGTGACGAAATGGTGATCGACGGGCCGCGGTTGTTCCAAGGTTTGCCGGACCTCTTGGACAGGCTCACGACCGCCGGGATCGAAGTGCTGTACGAGGATAAGCCCCTCAAGTCCTCTCGATGGGAATGTTCTGCTCATGTAGAGCATGTCGAGCCGGAAGGGGCCGGGATCGATTGGTTTGAAATCCGTCCGGAAATCCGGTGCGACGGCGTGGTGTTGGACGAAGCGGAGTGGCGGGCCGCCCTCCATCAGGGAGGGCTGATCGACGCCGAAGGCCGGTTGCGGGTGTTGGATCGACAGACGCTGGAACAGTTGCGCGCGATCTTCGCCCTGACCGGAGAGGCGCAAGCGGGTCGGGGTGCCAGCAAGATCGTGCGAGTGCCGCGTCTGCAGATCCTCGATTGGCTGGCGTTGCGCGAGCAGGGCATTACGGTTTCGTTGCCTGCTGAAGACGAGGCCATACTCGCGCGCCTTCTGGGATTCACGAGGATTACCGCACGGCCTCTGCCGACAGGAGTACAGGCCACGCTTCGCCCCTATCAGCAGGACGGCTATGCCTGGCTCGCCTTTCTCTATGAGCACCGTTTCGGCGCCTGTTTGGCGGACGACATGGGACTGGGCAAGACCCTTCAGGCCATCTGTCTCCTGGCCGCCATTCAGGACGGGCGCATCAAGACGTCGGCGGGCGTGAAGGGGCCTCATCTGGTCGTCGTACCGACGAGTCTCCTCTTCAACTGGGAGCAGGAACTGGCGCGCTTTGCGCCAGGCTTGAAGGTCCATGTCTACAGCGGCAGCGAGCGGACGCTCGATGCCAAGGATGGCGAGGTCGTCATCACGACCTATGGGCTGGTTCGGCGGGACATCGATCGATTGGAACGCATGCCGTTTCATGTCATCGTGTTCGACGAGGCGCAGGCGGTGAAGAATATTCAGGCCAACACGACGGGCGCCGCCCGCCGTCTCACCGGACGCTTTAAGATTTCGCTGACCGGCACTCCGCTCGAAAACCATCTCGGCGAGTACTTTTCCGTGATCGATCTCTGCATGCCGGGACTGCTCGGCGAGTACGATCGGTTCAAGGCCGGTCTCAAACGTGTCCAGGGCGTCGCGCTGGAGCGGCTGCTTCGCCGGACCAGGCCCTTTATCTTGCGGCGGACCAAGGCGGAGATCCTCCATGACTTGCCGCCGAAGATCGAGAGCGAGGTGTTCCTCGACTTGACCGATCGGCAAAAGGCGCTGTACCAGCAGACGGTCGCGCAGGTCCGCACCACGATCGACGACGCCTACCGCACCAAGACGTCCGGCCAGGCCCAGTTCATCGCGCTGACGGCGATCCTCAAACTCCGCCAGGTCTGCCTGTCTCCCCGCCTCCTAACGAACCGGGCCGACGAGCCTTCACCCAAACTTAGTTTCTTGGTGGAGCGGCTACAAGTATTGCTGGACGAGGGGCATAGTGCTCTGGTGTTTTCCCAGTTCACCAGCTTTCTCGATCTGGTGGAGGAGGTCTGCGTCAGACACTCGTTGCCGTATCACCGGCTGGACGGCTCCACGGCGGCGCCCGCGCGGAAGACCCGCGTCGCGGCGTTTCAGGGCGGCGAACAGCCGAGCGTGTTCCTCTTGAGTCTCAAGGCGGGGGGCCAGGGGCTGAATCTCACCAAAGCGACCTATGTGTTTCATCTGGACCCCTGGTGGAATCCAGCGGTGGAAAACCAGGCGTCGGATCGCGCACACCGCATCGGGCAACAGCGAACCGTCACCATCGTGCGAATTCTCATGCGCCATAGCATCGAGGAAAAGATGATGGCGCTCAAGCAGCGGAAACTCGAGCTGTACGACGCCGTCATGCGCGGCGTCGTGCGCGGCTCCGGGCAAGGGGTGCTGACCAAAGCCGACTTCAACTTTTTGCTCGCGCCGGGCGCGTCATGAGAATGGAGCGGGGTCATTGCTTGATTTTGCACTTCGATAAACAATCTTCCGTGCGCGCTTGAATCGATTTTGCTCCGACTTCAACAAGCACAGAAGCGGGAGTAGTGCAAAGTCAAGCAATGACCCCATCTCTTTTCCTATGACCCCATCTCTTTTCCTTATTGGGCTCTTTCTCAGTCTCCCCCAGTGTTAAGCTGCGTCGCTATGTCGTGCGAGAAACTCAGCTAGGATGACTCGCACTTGATCCATTTTATCCTTGTTGTTGGCTTTCCATCGTTTGAAGTTTTCCTGATCGCTACAGTATGACCTCAACGTACTCGATGCCACGTCTGTCAGGGAGGCAATCTTTTCGAATTGTTGATAATCGTGAGCCCGGAGGTCCAGGAGTTTGTTCGTTGTGACATTTCCCCTGGACCCAGTTGGCTCGTTTGCTGGCGTGTTGTGAGTGACGGCTCGTAGCCCATTCATTTCCGAGCCACGGTCGGCTGCAGTGTTACTATCGTTCGACTGTTCTGCGGGATCGGTCTCTGGGTCTTCCCACCCAAGCGGGTAGTTATCGGCTTTCGTGTGGTAGTAGTTGACGAGCGTGTGAGCGGTATAGTCCAGTTCCTGAGCAAGCTCCTCGCAAGCGTCGTGGATAGTTATCCCTTCTTTGTCCCGCAAATCATTCACTGTTTCCCGCAAGCTTTTCACTGTTTCGATCATTCCTGACGCATCGAGATCGTCTGGTTCTTCGTCTTCTTCGGACACGGCTCCATCTGTTTCCGCTAGCCCGTCGTTCTCGATGTTGGTCGCGATCTGGGTGAAGGTCAGGACTTTCCCCCTCCGATCCACATACTGGGAAGTGAAGTCGACGACCGCACAATCCTCAGTGCCCTCGGCCTTTAGCCCGCGTAAGCCGCGGCCAATCATCTGTTGGTACAACTCAGGGCTGAATGTGGGCCGGACCATGAAGAGACAATCCGTCTTCGGCAGATCGATTCCCTCAGCCAACATCAGGACCGATATGAGCATCCGCGACTCAGACGAGTCAGAGTCCTTGAACCAGATCAGGTTCTTGCGACTTTCTGTCGTCAGCCCACTGTGGGCCACTCTCACGCTGTCATCTTTAGCGAAATACGTGCTCTTTAGCGTCTCCGCATGGTCGATCGTAACTGCGAAGCAGAGGATACGTTGTCGTTGGCCTCTATATTCCTGCCATGCCCTTGCGACCTCCATGTTTACGTTGTCGTTGTTGAATTCCCTGATTCGTGTCAAAAGCTCTCTCTCATTGCGCTCAGGCTTGGCATCTGGCTGACTGATGACAAAAGTATGATTTGTTGGCCGGCGCTTCGTTAGCTCTCGGTTGAACCGACTGAGAAACCCATCTCGTATAAGAGCTTCCTTTGAGACGTTGTTGCCGAACATAGTCTCGGCCCAGTATTTGCCGAATCCACGCTTTTCTGGTGCCAGCGGTGTTGCCGTGAGACCAAGCCGTGGAATGCTCTGATCGCTGCAGTACTTAGACAGCTTACGATACCATGTGGACCGGGGGTGGAACCGATGGCATTCATCAATGACCGTCAAATCGAAATGATTCTGCCGATTGTGTCTGAGAAGGTGCGGCAGCATTCCTTGCGTACAGAAGACAACCTGGCAAAACTTGCTTCGGCAGAACTCTTTCCGGTCTCTGATGCTTGACTCATCTTCTATATGCTGAGGTACAAACCACGCTGCTGGGGGTATAGCGCCATTGATCTGATCACGAATGCTCAACCAGCTTTGCCGAAGCAGCTCGACTCGATGACAAACCCAGAGGATGCGTGCTTGAGGTTTTTGCTCCAGTAACCTGCGGATAACCTCAGCCGCCACCAGCGTCTTGCCTGCCCCCGTTGGCAACTTGACGATTCTGCCTAAGTCGGCATCTTTTTCTGTTTTCAGCCAAGCCATCACTTGCTTGATGATATCTTCTTGGAAAGGCCAGGGTCTGCGCGGACCCTCTGTAGTCTCAGCTTCAGAGAGTGGTGTTTCCTCATCCAGTTCCTCTTCTTCTCCATCGTCGAGCGTGTCGGCTATTGCCTGGGCGATGGTGCTTCTTGTCTTAATGGCCTTCTTGTTTTGTTCGGTCTTTTCCCAAAGTCTGTCAAACTCATCTGCCATTCGATCGTAGTCGGCAGGGGCTACTTGGGAGAAACACTCGATGTTGTCGCCTAGTGAGGGTTTGGTGAGGTTGAAGGAGCCGAGCAATGCCACTTTCTGCTTTCGGTAGAGGATGACCTTGGCATGGTTTCCAGGCAGGTGATGCCAGGCGCTTCCTATTTGCTCTATTGGTTTAATTGCTGATTCATAAATCAGCTGGGTCAGTATTCGAACGCGATGCGACTGGGAGATTTTAAGCCGATGCTTCAACGCCTCCCATCCAGCTTTTGTGACCACGAAGCTGAGAATATCCACGCACTCGTCCGGCTCAGCCGGTAGCAGAGGGAGCTTGGCGCCGCGATCAAACATCGCTTTCATCTTGTCACCCCGTGAAATGATTGACTATCGCTTGGCGGACGACGGTGGCAAAATCGCCGGGTGTCAGCGTTTTGAATCAGACAACTGTTCATTAACCGACTTCGCATACCGTCTCGGGCGAGTGTACCCTTGGAAGCCTGCCAGGACACGGATAAATAGCTTTCCTGCCTGATCAAGACTGATGTAGTCGAACTGAATGGTGATGTCTAATTGCCGGGAAACGAAACGGGGACATTCTACATTTACAAGCCTCGTATCGCCCCGCGGGTGTCGGGCAACACGTGACGGGGAGCGAGGCGGTCCTCTTCTCCGGTGAGTGGACCGTGGGCACGTTGGTATGCGGAGTCGGGTGAGGGGTGAGAAGTGAAGCGCGCGTCCGCTATCGTCGCGCGCGGTCAGGGGAGGGGGCGTGGTGCGCGCTCGTGGCAATCTCGACCAACTCGCCAATGTTCTTCGCGCAACGTCCGCAGCAGCCGTTTCCTTTGAGTTTGAATTTTGCTTTGAGAGAGCAGGGAGTCACATGGCCGGCCCGGCCGGCTTCACGGACATCCGATTCAGTAATCCCGTTGCAGAGGCACACGTACATGGGAACCTCCATGAACGATTATGATAACCATTCTCAGTATATGGTCAACGGGGGATTCTGTCAAGCCTGTTCCTGTGAGCCAGGAGTAGGGCGTTTCGCTGTCCTGAGGTGGCCGCTTTATCAGGAAAGGGTCGTTTCCAGTTGGACGACCATTTCACGGATCGTATCGAATCCTGATTGCCAGAAGGCTTCGGCGGTCATGTCGACGCCCACTTTGGCCAGGATATCCCGGGGAGCTTCAGATCCCCCGGTCTCCAGGAGTTCAAGGTATTTGGGAACGAAGGCCGCGCCCTGTTCCTTGTACATGCGGTACAAGGCCAGCACGAGCAGATTGCCGAAGCTGTAGGCATAGCAATAGAACGGGCTGGCGAAGATGTGGGGGATGCTCAGCCATTCCCACTGGAATTCATTCGGGACTTTGACGGCCTTGCCGAACTGCTGGCGGAGTTCGCCCAGGTAGGCCTTTGCCAGCTGGTCACCCGTGGCGCCTTCTCCCACCATTTGGTGCGCAAGTTTTTCAAAGCGGACGAAATAGGCCTGACGCAAGACCGTCGCATAGATATCATCGAGCTGGCCGATCAGCAGTCCCTGGCGAACGGCCTTGTTGCGCTCCTGAGACATCAGCGCATCGGAGAGAATCCGTTCACCGAAGACCGAGGCGGTTTCCGCGAGCGGAAGCGTCGAGTGGAAGGTAAAGACGGAGTGATCCTTGGCCATCATGCCATGGACGGCATGTCCCAGCTCATGAGCCATGGTGGCGATGTCGCGGGCTTCGCCGGTGTAGTTCAGCATCACAAAGGGCGTCATGCCGGGGACGACGCTGTAGCAGTAGGCGCCGCCGAGTTTCCCTGAACGGGTCGGGCCGTCGATGTGCCGGTCTGTGAAGACCTGCTCTGCCAGATCGGCCAGGCGGGGTGAGAATCCGCGATAGGCCTCCAGCACCATCTTTGCCGCGTCCGCATACTTGTACTTCTTAGCCTCGGTGCGGTGGGGCGCATAGAGGTGATAGCGGTTCATCGGCGTGATCTTGCAGATCTTGGCTTTCAGTTTGAAGTAGGTTTGAAAGATGTCGGCGTTTTTGGCGCAGGCTGAGAGCAACACGTTGACGGCCTGGTCGGGCACATCGTTGCCGAGGTTGCGCGTGGCAATGGGAGAACCAAAGTGGCGAAGTCCGAGGTT belongs to Nitrospira sp. and includes:
- a CDS encoding (2Fe-2S)-binding protein, with product MYVCLCNGITESDVREAGRAGHVTPCSLKAKFKLKGNGCCGRCAKNIGELVEIATSAHHAPSPDRARR
- a CDS encoding M3 family oligoendopeptidase, producing MAGRLSTRTASSSRQPKPKTFSDKWDLTYLVKNPTRQLEALLAELEAKVVQIEAARPGLSPAMPNQDLLALLRCSEAIAQGSSRLGAFAYLWFSENTKDDAARSFKTQVEERLTALSNRLLFFELWWQSVDDTNAARLMADAGDLRYHLETIRRFKPHTLSEPEEKIVNLKNVTGRSAIHTLYDIVTNGFTFTLTVGGKKKTMNREGLMAYMRSQKASVRQAAYQELYRVFSSQRDLLGEIYKTLVNDWKSENLGLRHFGSPIATRNLGNDVPDQAVNVLLSACAKNADIFQTYFKLKAKICKITPMNRYHLYAPHRTEAKKYKYADAAKMVLEAYRGFSPRLADLAEQVFTDRHIDGPTRSGKLGGAYCYSVVPGMTPFVMLNYTGEARDIATMAHELGHAVHGMMAKDHSVFTFHSTLPLAETASVFGERILSDALMSQERNKAVRQGLLIGQLDDIYATVLRQAYFVRFEKLAHQMVGEGATGDQLAKAYLGELRQQFGKAVKVPNEFQWEWLSIPHIFASPFYCYAYSFGNLLVLALYRMYKEQGAAFVPKYLELLETGGSEAPRDILAKVGVDMTAEAFWQSGFDTIREMVVQLETTLS
- a CDS encoding DEAD/DEAH box helicase family protein, whose product is MKAMFDRGAKLPLLPAEPDECVDILSFVVTKAGWEALKHRLKISQSHRVRILTQLIYESAIKPIEQIGSAWHHLPGNHAKVILYRKQKVALLGSFNLTKPSLGDNIECFSQVAPADYDRMADEFDRLWEKTEQNKKAIKTRSTIAQAIADTLDDGEEEELDEETPLSEAETTEGPRRPWPFQEDIIKQVMAWLKTEKDADLGRIVKLPTGAGKTLVAAEVIRRLLEQKPQARILWVCHRVELLRQSWLSIRDQINGAIPPAAWFVPQHIEDESSIRDRKEFCRSKFCQVVFCTQGMLPHLLRHNRQNHFDLTVIDECHRFHPRSTWYRKLSKYCSDQSIPRLGLTATPLAPEKRGFGKYWAETMFGNNVSKEALIRDGFLSRFNRELTKRRPTNHTFVISQPDAKPERNERELLTRIREFNNDNVNMEVARAWQEYRGQRQRILCFAVTIDHAETLKSTYFAKDDSVRVAHSGLTTESRKNLIWFKDSDSSESRMLISVLMLAEGIDLPKTDCLFMVRPTFSPELYQQMIGRGLRGLKAEGTEDCAVVDFTSQYVDRRGKVLTFTQIATNIENDGLAETDGAVSEEDEEPDDLDASGMIETVKSLRETVNDLRDKEGITIHDACEELAQELDYTAHTLVNYYHTKADNYPLGWEDPETDPAEQSNDSNTAADRGSEMNGLRAVTHNTPANEPTGSRGNVTTNKLLDLRAHDYQQFEKIASLTDVASSTLRSYCSDQENFKRWKANNKDKMDQVRVILAEFLARHSDAA
- a CDS encoding DEAD/DEAH box helicase, whose product is MSGHGIVAPSPAPESFALLAAFRAISANTVYTLAPKASVVKGYNYYQEQRLQHYAWSQDRATLTAEVEGTRLYEVVFSIIDGFLSASCDCPAWGPDGLCKHVLCAYFTTKHLLSPELFRLPGGHHSELPGLRAELLGSIPEQARAPGPAPTGAARKGSAYEIVIDARHLPPQLLIHKNGVPLSGGWGSEIPSELVPLLDASWFMSGFGEDPLFRYLRGHDSPYPIVLVTGDESIPLQWNQSVKCRSKTEIDFAGGQIRVRAVCLADEVPLERIVRFRTFVADLSGGRLLYLKDEQGWDSFCSLRQRFKGGEPFLGPYADFDAGFRAVPLSGQSGFGRWQGADEEMEFTLSLEEFQSAQIEVVHKQINRIVRDLILKVAGQDVSVHRPALPSADDALSCTLILKPPSGDEDLPPASWTLQAQCRRGDVRFAPSVSTFGFIAALEQGRAVSGALRSQKRKAVLYDTFFSLLSVHEAKERDQRIKMILGLEDWPRAVSDEAAQWLKQHLSGYARADVRLQIRAGRWELQSVDKVREVWLYRIPFDVFGPEIFRGMRRCDEMVIDGPRLFQGLPDLLDRLTTAGIEVLYEDKPLKSSRWECSAHVEHVEPEGAGIDWFEIRPEIRCDGVVLDEAEWRAALHQGGLIDAEGRLRVLDRQTLEQLRAIFALTGEAQAGRGASKIVRVPRLQILDWLALREQGITVSLPAEDEAILARLLGFTRITARPLPTGVQATLRPYQQDGYAWLAFLYEHRFGACLADDMGLGKTLQAICLLAAIQDGRIKTSAGVKGPHLVVVPTSLLFNWEQELARFAPGLKVHVYSGSERTLDAKDGEVVITTYGLVRRDIDRLERMPFHVIVFDEAQAVKNIQANTTGAARRLTGRFKISLTGTPLENHLGEYFSVIDLCMPGLLGEYDRFKAGLKRVQGVALERLLRRTRPFILRRTKAEILHDLPPKIESEVFLDLTDRQKALYQQTVAQVRTTIDDAYRTKTSGQAQFIALTAILKLRQVCLSPRLLTNRADEPSPKLSFLVERLQVLLDEGHSALVFSQFTSFLDLVEEVCVRHSLPYHRLDGSTAAPARKTRVAAFQGGEQPSVFLLSLKAGGQGLNLTKATYVFHLDPWWNPAVENQASDRAHRIGQQRTVTIVRILMRHSIEEKMMALKQRKLELYDAVMRGVVRGSGQGVLTKADFNFLLAPGAS